The genomic stretch GCGTTGCATCTGACCTACGTGTCGCTCGGTCGACTCGATGCCGCGCTCGACCTCACCGTGCGCGTGTGGGACATCGCGGCGGCCTACGCGTTCTGCGCGGTCACCGGCGTGGGAGTGTGTTTCCTCGACGCCGAAGTGTTTCCGATGCGCGAGTTCGACGTGCACATGAAACCGGTGCGTTACCTCGCGGGGCCATCCGAGATCCTCGACCGACTCGAGGCGGCCGTACGCGAGACGGGAGCAGGGGCAGGGAACGGTTGAGAATCCCACCGGCGAACGCAGGGCGCGTTCGTTTTCGTCGCCGTGACCGCATCGTGTGCCGGAGGAAACGAACGAACTCGAACCTTCGATTAGAACGATCCGACTCGGATCCGCCGATCGCGCAATCCGAAGGGCGCGAGATCGAAATCGGCCACGCCGGGTGAGGCCGCGTTGGCCGCGGCGAGCGGCAGCGCAAAGGCCACGGCCTCGTGCAACGGCCGCGCACGGACGAAGAGCGCTTCGAGCACGGCGGCGAAGAAGACGTCTCCGCTGCCCGTGGGCGAGACTTCGTGTATCCGCGGAGGCACGACACGCACCGGCGCGCCGCCGCGCTCGATCGACCACACGGCGCGTGGACCATCGGTCACGATCCAACGTCGCACGGGGCGTTCCGCGGCGATCGCCGCGAGGCATCGCTCCATGCGTGCATCGTCGAGAGACGACTCGGCATCCCCCGTCAAACCGGCGAACTCCTTGCGGTTGATCTTCACCAGCGCGCAAGGAAGCGCCGCCATCCACGCGAGCGGCGGGCCGTAGGTGTCGACCGCAAGTGGGTGCACCGGCGCCCAACGCCGCAAGGCGTCGCGCAGCGGTTCCCAGCACGAGTCGTCCCAACCGGGAACGCTGCCGCAGACTGCGAGACAAGTCGCGTCGGACGCCTCGTCGAGCGCGCGGGCGCAGGCGGACACGGCCGCGGCGTCGATGCGGTTGTCGGTGCCGAGAAACGTCGTCTCCGCGCGTCCCGGAGCGCGCACGACCCACCCGGCGCGCGTCTCTTGTTCCGTCGCGAACGCGCGAAACGGCAGGCCCACTGCGCGTAACCACGCCTCGCAACGCGCGCCCGTGAAACCGCCCGGAAAGCAGAGCGCCTCCGTATCCACTCCGAGACGACGCAACATCCGGCTCGTGTTCACGCCCTTGCCGCCGACTTGAAACGAACCGGTCACGGCGCGCACCGTCGTGCCCTCGTGCCACGCGGTGTAGTCGACCGTGGTCTCGGCGAGAAGATTGGCGGTGAGCGTGAGGATGCGCATCGGCGGGAACGTTCCGCGTACGGCGGCGAGGATGACGTTCAGTCCGCGCCGTCGCGACGACGTTTCGTGAACACGTAGTTGACGAGAAACGACATGCCGAGCAGCGCGACCACTTGGCGCGACGAGCGCATCGCGCCGACCGCTTGCGTGAGCGGAGCGGCCTTGGGTTCGACCACGCGCAGAAGTACGAGGATCGCGAGCATCACGATGAAGTGATGCACGATCGACATGCCGTGATAGACGCGCAGTTTGTCGATCCCGGCCGCGAAGGCCGTATCGAGAGCGAGGCCGCCGAGGATGGGCGCGGCCGCGGCGGCGATCGAGGTGGCGGCCACGTTCAAACTGATCGCAGCGGTCTTCGCCTCCTCGGGGACGAGCTTCAGCAGGATGTTGAACTGTCCGAGAATGAAGCCCGCCGAGAAGATGCCGCCCGAGGCGAAGAGCAGTTTCAGAATCCACGTGTTGCCCGGGTTCAACACCGCCCAAAAGAAGCCCGGCAGCATCCACAGAAACAGCGCGATGCTCATCGTCGGTCGGCAGCCGTAACGGTCGAGAAACTGGCCCCACGCAGGCAGCGCCATGGCACCCGTCACGTTGGTGATGATCACGAGCATGCTCACGTCGGCCACGCTCATTTCCAGGCTGTCGTACATGAACACGTTGAAGAACGGGCCGAACAAGTTGGCGGTGAAGCCGAAGGCCGCGCCGAAGCCGAAGAGCCAGAGCAGGGGTTTGTTGGCGACGATGACGCGGAGTTGCGCGCCCATGCTCGCACCGCGTTCGCGCGTGAAACTCTCCGAAGTCGCGAGGATGCGGTACTGCGCGAAGATCGAGAACGCCCGCAACACGACCGAGAGCGCGACGACGAGTTGGAACCCGAGCACCGGATCGATCGGCTCCAGCCGCGTGAGCAGTTCGCCGGCCACGAGCAGGAACAACACGGTCGAGATCTG from Opitutales bacterium ASA1 encodes the following:
- a CDS encoding hexose kinase, whose protein sequence is MRILTLTANLLAETTVDYTAWHEGTTVRAVTGSFQVGGKGVNTSRMLRRLGVDTEALCFPGGFTGARCEAWLRAVGLPFRAFATEQETRAGWVVRAPGRAETTFLGTDNRIDAAAVSACARALDEASDATCLAVCGSVPGWDDSCWEPLRDALRRWAPVHPLAVDTYGPPLAWMAALPCALVKINRKEFAGLTGDAESSLDDARMERCLAAIAAERPVRRWIVTDGPRAVWSIERGGAPVRVVPPRIHEVSPTGSGDVFFAAVLEALFVRARPLHEAVAFALPLAAANAASPGVADFDLAPFGLRDRRIRVGSF